A region of the Sardina pilchardus chromosome 3, fSarPil1.1, whole genome shotgun sequence genome:
TATCGTATCGAGACTATCTCTCCACTCCGTTACATATTCCATATGTACGGGGAATCGACCTACCGGATCGAATAACGTGGATACTCTTTAAGACACACCGGTTGTACCGGCCACGCCCTTGATTAGTGTTGTTTAAAACACCTGTGCTGGCGTGGAACTAGTGCTCCATATTGATCGACACACACCTCCGAGCGGCCCTCTGGTGGAGAGATAGtctcttcactcagagaacaaaGGTTACAACGTAACCGAACGGTAttgccacgtggtggcgatctgaagtttaggttcaaatgtatgacaacctaggaagaacaattacaggcggaggtctgcgctctctgagtgcttttttaGTTACCTCCACCAATGTTTTCACCggagtttgtttgtctgtctgtctgtctgtctgtctgtctgtctgtctgttagcaagataactcaaaaagtaatggatggatttcgatgaaaggaagaaacgattacattttgggagtgatccggaacaccgtcgggattccggagccgtttatgtttttcgcttagtggtgtaatggcatggtatgaccatgtggtggcgatctgaattgTTTAAgttaaaatgtatgacaacctagttgttgtttttttgagagACATAGATACAAGGCTGTTAAAAGATATATGGATTATGTAAGTAAAATTCAACAAGTAAAATACAATTTGAACAATCGACATAATGAGCTTTTGATAGAAATCTTGAAACATGGCCGCCATAGTGAATTTTTGAGTGGCAGACGCCTTTTTCCAGAGTAGTGTCCCTTAGAGGGTATCTGTACCAAATGTCATGCTTTTATACCAAAGTGAATGATTTTTTCACTAATTTGCTGTACTAATTaagcatggcaaccattcatatgaagggaatatatttcttggcggaagaatgattatctattaaTACATCGCtacatttttcattgctttgtttcatgaaatcttgttagatcgacgtagtaaccgttttagaaaagcaataagtcactcaggtccgtggtttatactgaatttagaacagcttcgcgtcgtgcctaacaacgccccttagctgttctagaTTCAGTATTAACGTCGGCCTCTCGGGGCGTATTGCTTAATTAGTACAGCAGATTAGTGAAAAAATCATTgcagctactctaacttttgtgcaagttcTGTCAGGACCACTTCAGTCAAAAATACACaagacagaaatatctttagaaccaattgtatttgtatttggcggtatggctctgttcagaggaaaTTCCCTGTCTTTCCATGAGCTCCATGGAAAGCCAAGACAGGGAACAGCAGCATCCTCGGGGGGCTCCCGTTCCAGTTTAAACTGGGAGTGTAACTCTATTCcccctagaacagagcaagcaacaatgacaacagtatGACATTATTTCAAGTTAAACCATTttgaggtggagctggggaggaggtgggttgcaaAGCAGCGAGTAGAGAAAGCAATGATAGTAAACGGACTGATGCAGCTTAAATAAGGCGCTCTAATGAGAGTGACCACTTGTGAGCGAAGGGAACGATCAGTTGAGCGAAACAGCTGATGTGGGCTGGGTTTGGAATAGCCAATAAGAAACTGACAGCAGCTGACAGCGGGCTTGACTGGGTGGCCTGCCAGAACTAAGGCAGAATGCTTgatttgtggtagcgcattactacagaacgaaatgcggtcaaggtatGTGGTTATGCTCgaatttacaacggcatcgaacgcgattcagccaatcgtAATCAAGGACCAGAAATATCCGTTTTAGAATAGGAAGTATTCagcattttctttgtgttgcAGGTGGCAACACCATGCGGCAGTCttcttatgtaggcctactacaaagTGGGGCCGTACGTTTTAAACTAAATTGTGCCCGCTGTCTGATATgacataacacatacagtagataatggagagagaggagggagggagagtaacACTGCTTCAGTTTATTGCTTCCTGATATTATTCACAACAAGTGCATGATTAGGTATGGATATCCACTGATCCATAGAGGGTTAAACATCCACAGTCTGCAGCAGATACCCATGCACTGCACTGACTATGCTCGCCTTGAATGCAAAACAGCTATAATGTGGGAAGCTACCGAAGCTGCCCTGTCTGTATCCTcgtatgtatacagtatttttGTTTGCATTTGATTGTGTGTACGCCTGCGTGTACGCTATGAGCCAGCTTTTGTAGTCTTCTCTCATACTTCAGGCGAGAGTGTTTCTACATGGACGTAAACTATTTATAATGATTTGTGGCCTTGTTCTGCAAGATGGCACCAAATCCTGCCACTACGCAGCTCAGTCTAAACCTCTGGAGACCCACTCTTTCCCTTTGCATTCTTATAGTCTTTTTCCCTactcttcttcatctctctctgcctctccctctctttctctctctctttgggtcTTTGCTGCTAAAGCCACTGCTATGAGAGGGAGTAGAGCgtgaagaccccccccccacacacacacacacacacaaccacagaatGTTCTGGTGACCTCTTTCCCTGCTCATGGGACACAGAGTGGTCACCTTAGGCAAGCCTCTGGAGCCCTACTCTGCAGACAGTAAGGTAGACAGACTTGAGGTTTGGAAAGACTTGCAGGAGTCGGAGATGGGACTTGGGAAGTGTGCGTTAATGTCTTGAGTATTTTTAGTATATAATTTTTACTTAAAGAAATTGGATCTATTCTATGCCAGTGACTTACCTCCCTGACATTTTTTCTGGGTTTCTCACTTATTTTGGGTGAAGTCATAAAGTTTTGATATAATTGTTTGTCTTAGAAGTTAACATAAATTGTTGGACTACATTTATATTAAATGTTTTTACACATATTACAGTACAttgacaaaagaaaaacatcaacatcataGCAGGAGCAGATTGTTTTTGAAggagttttttttattgacaAATTCACTCAAGAAAAGGAAATGCATTCATCCTTCATTGGATTCACAATGGGTAATGTGTAGATACTGGTCATCGACTGATTTAAACTGTTTAAAAAGTTTCTTTCAGTGAATTGCTGCTTTTGTCTTCTGGCCAGTCCTCATTATCATCCTCTCCTCGATCACATCTCCATATTTGGCATAATCCAGTGCTTTCCAGTTGATAACATTCCCACCCTTCAGGTATTTGTTCTCTGAAAACTGTTTGATCTCACTTGGGGAGATCACATGGTCCCACATGTGCACGTCTGTGAGCTGGCCGATAAGCGCATCTTTGGAGTTGAACTGACCGCCGTACTTATCCTGGTCTTGACCGAGCACGATGCTCGGCTCTCCCGTTAGAGAACCACCCTTGAAGAGGGACTTCCTGACACTGGGTTTACCGTTCAGCCATACCTGGGCCAGGCCTGTCTTGGAGTCCCACGTGGAGCAGAAGGAATTCCACTGGTTCTGCTCATCCGGGAGGCCCCAGAAGTCCACCTTGGCGCTTCCGATGTACAACTGGTGCCGGTTGAGTCCCAGCTTGCAGACCAGGAAACCATTGCTGTGGGAATGGGTTGCCAATGAGAAGAAGGTTTGCTCTCTGTTGCTTGAGGGGATATCGGAGAAGTATCTGAGACACACGCTGGCCACATTGATTTCCCCGGTCAGGTTGGGCTTCAGCTTGACGTAACTGTCTGCTGTCGCTGAACCAAAAGTGAATGCCTTTCCACAGAGATTGGTGTGATTGGTGATTGGTGGTGATGTAGGGATTGGTGGTGATGTAGGGATTGGTGGTGATGTAGTTGTGGGTGGAGCTACAAATGGATTTCAAGAATGAAAATGTTGGCATCTTGGCACAATATCAAGGATCACATGACAACACCTGACCAATGGTTTATGTAAACTATGCATGAGCTATGGTCTGCAAAAGAACAAGCCATTCCATTAAAAATATGTTATGACGACATTATACCTGACTTGGACATATGTGATAAAGAAGCCAGATGATTTTTTTCATTAGACACCTGCCAACGGTGTAGACTACTCACCAGCACACTGATACAATCTGTTGACCTTCAAAATGTCTGTCACCGTTAGGATGTCCCCTCCCAACTTCACATCGGGGTTAGGAATTGGAGTCATGGTTTCCTTACCGGTGGTGTTTGAAAAACCATATCTGATGTTGAAAAAACATTTACGTCATCTGTTATCAACGTTATCTGTGACACTTGCCTGCATTCCCATTTTGAAATATAGCATATGCTAACCATTACAAGAAGTTACTACAAATACTAGTGCCATGTAGTAGTACTGTATACCATGTATGTGCTTGTTAAGTGTTGGGTTACTGGCTTATTGTGTTTGACCAGGAACAATTCGGCATTTTTATTTACGCACAAGACTCGAGTTACCCAGAGCTTCTAGTCTGTGGGGTCCCATTTCAGTTACTTCAACCCTGCTTTGTCTGGCTAGGTCTGAATTGATTAAATATGAGTTAAATGTTGACCACAAAACTCTAGTCTGACTCTTGTCGGATGCTGTAGTATGTGCCGTGCGGTCTATGATAAATAGCAATGGGCTATATGGAACATTGCACAAGGAGTGGAACATTATCAGGTGTGATCCTCCTTGTGGGTAATGTGACACATTCTGTCTGCAATCCGCAGTGCCATCACTGAAAGGTGTTGACAGGGGGCACTGTGCAGTTCCCCTCTGTTTTAGCTCACCTGTTGTAATGCATGATGGAGCCGTAGTCATACGCTGTGTTCAGGTTATTAGTGTTCGCCTTCTTAAAGTTGTAAGCTTTACCTGTGAATAGGAAGTGGAATTGCTAGTCTATTTTTAGTTGATAATGCTCTGCATGTTTATCTGTTGTCATACTTTTTTTCTCAGAACTGTCAAggtaacacatacagtaggtaagaGGTAACAAGGAAAAGATAAAAAGATGGTCACAaggaaaagacaaaaagaagggaaattatatatataaataggcctttttgcctttattagtataggacagtgaagaggtagacaggaaacaagtgggagagagagatggggtgggatcgggatatgatcGCAGATTGGAtccgaacctgggtccccgtgggcactcggacccgtaaatggtacgggcgctgtagcctgctgcgccacagtgcCCCCCCAGGAAACTATATATTTCGTTAAATTGTTTACCTTTTTTACCTTTTTCCGCTCAAGCAAACCATGTTTAAGTTAGTGATTAGTACACACATATTCCAGTTGGTCTTTTCCCACCTTTGGTGATGTACTCCCAGTTGATTCGGATGTACTTGTCCCGATCACTCCTGCTTTGCTCATGGTAGAAGCCGAGGGCATGAAGAAGCTCGTGCTGAATGACCGATTTCCAGACGCAGCCGGGCCGGCTCAAAGATAAGGGCTGTCCGCCACCACTCCTTCCAACCCGCGACCAGCACCTGCATTGGTCATACTTTCGGTCATTATGAACCTTTATGCTAAGCGCATTAATATAGAATGAAATGCGGTCTCAAcagtggcgcctgcaggcgtacggccgtacgcaccgtgcgtaccttgagactactcatcaaggaaagaaaattacccttgtgcgtgtgtattcacatcaaattggcctaccataacttcccaactatgcacaatatcccattagccgcatgccatgccatcaggctatttacaattttctatatgaagtttgtcaacacgttatcaaaattaacttaatgcagagctactgtatatccacgcgcacatatttcatttgagcaggagagattacgcacgcaggcgcgcaagtaagctacttgttgttttcttttactcggctatctattatggttatcagaacacaa
Encoded here:
- the LOC134075869 gene encoding zinc metalloproteinase nas-38-like, translating into MKWKLASILALLLCLSQILAQGDLSSAEDISGFLLEGDVAIPTGRNAKKCCRNCKWPKLPSGLVEVPYKIDDDFSVKQKDDIEEAMKEYHGKTCIRFVPRDKQGDFIHIKDSTGCWSRVGRSGGGQPLSLSRPGCVWKSVIQHELLHALGFYHEQSRSDRDKYIRINWEYITKGKAYNFKKANTNNLNTAYDYGSIMHYNRYGFSNTTGKETMTPIPNPDVKLGGDILTVTDILKVNRLYQCAATADSYVKLKPNLTGEINVASVCLRYFSDIPSSNREQTFFSLATHSHSNGFLVCKLGLNRHQLYIGSAKVDFWGLPDEQNQWNSFCSTWDSKTGLAQVWLNGKPSVRKSLFKGGSLTGEPSIVLGQDQDKYGGQFNSKDALIGQLTDVHMWDHVISPSEIKQFSENKYLKGGNVINWKALDYAKYGDVIEERMIMRTGQKTKAAIH